Proteins encoded by one window of ANME-2 cluster archaeon:
- a CDS encoding DNA alkylation repair protein, producing MSKERENITEDLQKLQDPERATILSKFFKTGKGEYGEGDIFLGIKVPELRKIAKQHSGVPLDDIGLLMKNNIHEYRLISLFILVLKYNKEDSNGKKEIVDFYLSNIKYVNNWDLVDSSAPHILGNFLMDKDKSILYKLARSDNQWERRTAMLSTFTFIKNNRFDDAIKISEILLFDKHDLIHKAVGWMLREIGKRDLKTEEEFLQKHFKEMPRTMLRYAIEKFDKDKRKFYMSR from the coding sequence ATGTCCAAAGAACGGGAAAATATAACAGAAGACCTTCAAAAATTGCAAGACCCCGAAAGGGCAACTATTTTATCTAAATTTTTCAAGACAGGAAAAGGTGAATATGGCGAAGGTGATATATTTCTTGGAATCAAAGTTCCTGAACTGCGTAAGATTGCAAAACAGCATTCTGGTGTCCCACTGGATGATATCGGCCTGTTGATGAAAAATAATATCCATGAATATAGATTGATCTCTTTGTTCATTCTTGTTCTTAAGTACAACAAAGAAGATTCTAATGGAAAAAAAGAAATCGTTGATTTTTATCTGAGTAATATAAAATATGTAAACAATTGGGATCTTGTTGATAGCTCAGCACCACATATTTTGGGTAATTTTCTAATGGACAAAGACAAATCAATATTATACAAATTGGCAAGATCAGACAACCAGTGGGAGCGAAGAACAGCAATGCTCTCAACATTTACATTCATAAAAAATAACAGATTTGATGATGCTATAAAGATCTCAGAGATTCTATTATTCGACAAACATGACCTGATCCACAAAGCAGTCGGTTGGATGTTAAGAGAAATTGGCAAAAGGGATCTCAAAACAGAAGAAGAATTCCTGCAAAAACACTTCAAAGAAATGCCAAGGACTATGCTAAGATATGCTATCGAGAAATTTGATAAAGATAAACGAAAATTCTATATGAGTAGATAG